A genomic window from Pseudonocardia broussonetiae includes:
- the pdxH gene encoding pyridoxamine 5'-phosphate oxidase, giving the protein MTDQLAGMRVDYRSEGFDVGDLAPTWHEQLAGWLAAAQADGVVEANAMVLATAGPDGRPTSRTVLCKGLDERGVVFYTNYTSAKSHDLRATRYASATFPWYAQHRQAHVRGTVEAVTAAETLAYWETRPRGSQLGAWASAQSVRVRDRRVLDDALAGVTQRFGDGPVPVPPHWGGWRIVPDQVEFWQGRTNRMHDRLRFEADRDRRWTVRRLAP; this is encoded by the coding sequence ATGACGGATCAGCTGGCGGGAATGCGGGTCGACTACCGATCCGAGGGCTTCGACGTCGGGGACCTCGCCCCCACCTGGCACGAGCAGCTCGCGGGCTGGCTCGCCGCCGCGCAGGCCGACGGGGTCGTCGAGGCCAACGCGATGGTGCTCGCCACCGCCGGCCCGGACGGCCGTCCCACCTCGCGCACCGTGCTCTGCAAGGGCCTCGACGAGCGCGGTGTCGTCTTCTACACCAACTACACCTCGGCGAAGAGCCACGACCTGCGCGCGACGCGCTACGCGAGCGCGACCTTCCCCTGGTACGCCCAGCACCGGCAGGCGCACGTGCGCGGCACGGTGGAGGCGGTCACCGCGGCGGAGACCCTCGCCTACTGGGAGACGCGTCCGCGGGGCTCGCAGCTCGGGGCGTGGGCGTCGGCCCAGTCCGTGCGGGTGCGCGACCGCCGCGTCCTCGACGACGCCCTCGCCGGCGTCACCCAGCGCTTCGGCGACGGTCCGGTGCCGGTGCCGCCGCACTGGGGCGGGTGGCGGATCGTCCCCGACCAGGTCGAGTTCTGGCAGGGCCGCACCAACCGGATGCACGACCGCCTGCGATTCGAGGCCGACCGCGACCGCCGCTGGACCGTGCGCCGGCTCGCCCCCTGA
- a CDS encoding citrate synthase 2: MEGHVAFRTQIAEPDKDGGALRYRGVDIEDLVGKVSFGNVWALLVDGRFGPGLPPADPFPIPVHTGDVRVDVQAALAMLAPYWGYRPLLDTPEEEAREQLARASVMALSYVAQSARGIGVPAVPQSRIDECRTITERFMTRWRGDPDPAHTRAIDAYWVSACEHGMNASTFTARVIASTGADVAAAMSGAIGAMSGPLHGGAPARVLPMIEEVERTDDPTGLVKGILDRREKLMGFGHRVYRAEDPRARVLRRTCQELNAPRYEVAVALEQAALAELRERRPDHPIETNVEFWAAVILDFAEVPPHMMPAMFTSARTAGWSAHILEQKRENKLVRPSAQYIGPGPRKPEDVEGFGEI; the protein is encoded by the coding sequence CTGGAGGGCCACGTCGCCTTCCGCACCCAGATCGCCGAACCCGACAAGGACGGCGGCGCGCTGCGCTACCGGGGCGTCGACATCGAGGACCTCGTCGGCAAGGTCAGCTTCGGCAACGTCTGGGCCCTGCTCGTCGACGGCCGCTTCGGCCCGGGCCTGCCGCCGGCCGACCCGTTCCCCATCCCGGTGCACACCGGTGACGTCCGCGTCGACGTCCAGGCCGCGCTCGCCATGCTCGCCCCCTACTGGGGCTACCGCCCGCTGCTCGACACGCCCGAGGAGGAGGCCCGCGAGCAGCTGGCCCGCGCCTCGGTGATGGCGCTGTCCTACGTCGCGCAGTCCGCGCGCGGGATCGGCGTCCCGGCGGTGCCGCAGAGCCGCATCGACGAGTGCCGCACGATCACCGAGCGCTTCATGACCCGCTGGCGGGGCGACCCCGACCCGGCGCACACGAGGGCCATCGACGCCTACTGGGTCTCGGCCTGCGAGCACGGCATGAACGCCTCGACGTTCACCGCCCGCGTCATCGCCTCCACCGGCGCCGACGTGGCCGCGGCGATGTCGGGCGCGATCGGCGCCATGTCCGGCCCCCTGCACGGCGGGGCGCCGGCGCGGGTGCTGCCGATGATCGAGGAGGTCGAGCGCACCGACGACCCGACCGGCCTCGTCAAGGGCATCCTCGACCGCCGCGAGAAGCTCATGGGCTTCGGGCACCGGGTCTACCGGGCCGAGGACCCGCGGGCGCGCGTGCTGCGCCGCACCTGCCAGGAGCTGAACGCGCCCCGGTACGAGGTGGCCGTGGCGCTGGAGCAGGCGGCGCTGGCCGAGCTGCGCGAGCGCCGCCCGGACCACCCCATCGAGACCAACGTCGAGTTCTGGGCGGCGGTGATCCTCGACTTCGCCGAGGTCCCGCCGCACATGATGCCCGCGATGTTCACCAGCGCCCGGACGGCCGGGTGGTCGGCGCACATCCTGGAGCAGAAGCGCGAGAACAAGCTCGTGCGCCCGTCGGCCCAGTACATCGGCCCCGGCCCGCGCAAGCCCGAGGACGTCGAGGGCTTCGGCGAGATCTAG
- a CDS encoding MFS transporter yields MSELSAPVRRIHPAWWVAAVTFLALVGAAGFRAVPGVLMQPLQDEFGWSVTTISAAVAVNMALYGLTAPFAAALMERFGIRPIITGALVVVAAGSGLTVFMTASWQLVLCWGVLVGLGTGSMALALVSTVTGRWFVARRGLVSGVLTAGGAAGQLVFLPLIAVVAESSGWRVAALGVAVAALAVVPVVLLVLRERPRDLGVTPYGGTADDDRDPIRAGAARITVRALLDAGRTKPFWYLALGMMICGATTMGLIQPHFIPAAHDHGMPQTVAAGLLALVGLFDIAGTIASGWLTDRYDPRVLLLVYYVLRGFSLAALPMLFGPDISTNMVAFIVFYGLDWVATIPPTMALCREVFGARAPVVFGWVFASHQVGAALMALVAGAVRDTVGEYDLAWQVGGALCLVAGLASLLVRRSPVATPS; encoded by the coding sequence GTGAGCGAACTCAGTGCGCCGGTCCGGCGGATCCACCCGGCGTGGTGGGTCGCCGCCGTCACCTTCCTGGCCCTGGTCGGCGCGGCCGGCTTCCGGGCCGTGCCCGGCGTGCTCATGCAGCCGCTGCAGGACGAGTTCGGCTGGTCGGTCACCACGATCTCGGCCGCCGTCGCCGTCAACATGGCCCTGTACGGGCTCACGGCGCCGTTCGCCGCGGCGCTCATGGAGCGCTTCGGCATCCGGCCGATCATCACCGGGGCGCTCGTCGTCGTGGCCGCGGGCAGCGGGCTCACCGTCTTCATGACCGCGAGCTGGCAGCTCGTCCTGTGCTGGGGGGTGCTGGTCGGGCTCGGCACCGGGTCGATGGCGCTGGCGCTGGTCTCCACCGTCACCGGGCGCTGGTTCGTCGCCCGCCGCGGCCTCGTCTCGGGCGTGCTGACGGCCGGTGGCGCGGCCGGGCAGCTCGTGTTCCTGCCGCTCATCGCGGTCGTCGCGGAGAGCTCGGGGTGGCGCGTCGCCGCGCTGGGCGTCGCCGTCGCCGCGCTGGCCGTCGTGCCGGTGGTGCTGCTCGTGCTGCGCGAGCGCCCGCGCGACCTCGGCGTCACCCCCTACGGCGGCACCGCGGACGACGACCGGGACCCGATCCGGGCCGGCGCCGCCCGGATCACGGTGCGGGCGCTGCTCGACGCCGGACGCACGAAGCCGTTCTGGTACCTCGCGCTCGGCATGATGATCTGCGGCGCCACGACGATGGGGCTGATCCAGCCGCACTTCATCCCCGCCGCGCACGACCACGGGATGCCGCAGACGGTCGCGGCCGGGCTGCTCGCGCTCGTCGGCCTGTTCGACATCGCCGGCACGATCGCGTCGGGCTGGCTCACCGACCGCTACGACCCGCGGGTGCTGCTGCTCGTCTACTACGTGCTGCGCGGGTTCTCCCTCGCCGCGCTGCCGATGCTGTTCGGCCCCGACATCTCGACGAACATGGTCGCGTTCATCGTCTTCTACGGGCTCGACTGGGTGGCGACGATCCCGCCGACCATGGCGCTGTGCCGGGAGGTCTTCGGGGCGCGGGCGCCGGTGGTGTTCGGCTGGGTGTTCGCGAGCCACCAGGTCGGGGCGGCGCTGATGGCGCTCGTCGCCGGGGCCGTGCGCGACACCGTGGGCGAGTACGACCTGGCCTGGCAGGTCGGCGGTGCGCTGTGCCTGGTCGCGGGGCTGGCGTCGCTGCTGGTGCGCCGATCTCCTGTGGCCACCCCCTCGTGA